The nucleotide sequence GAATACTTCAGTAAACAGTATCCTAATTCAAAAATTAACCATACAGTTTTAGATGATGGAGATTTATTATTGGCTATCGAGAAGTTTGTTAGAGATAAGAATATTGATTTGATTTCATTTTGTACTCATAAAAGAGGCATTTTTGCAAGAATGTTTAATCCAAGTATTGCAAGAAAGATGTTATTTCATACTGATACACCTATGTTAGTATTACATTCATAATTATAAATTACGTTTATAGTATTTGTTTTTTCATATAAGTAGAGTTTGTTATTTGTTTGTCCGTGTTTTGCTGTGAAGCAAAACACGGACTTCTTATCTACAATTTCATGAATACAATATTCTTTATAATCACCATTATGTTTAATACGATGTATTGTAACTAAAATCAAAATTCTCGACGAACTAATTAAGCTAATAACTTTATCTGGGAAATATAACCTAATGAACGGATTTGATTAAATAGCTCTGTATAAGAGGATTTTGCTTTTACGTTTACTTTAAAAGTAATGATGGCAATATTTTTTTCATAGTTTTGTTCGTATGAAAGACTTACTATAAATATATTTCTATTCTCTATAATGCTGCGAATCATACGAAGGTCTGGTGTTGCTGTGTCACAAGTAATTGATAATATTTTATTTACTCCGTCAAGCCACATTCTTTTTTCAAGACGTTCTAAAGAAACTAAAACAAATAATGTCAGTAATGTAGTAATTAACGCTGTAATATACATTCCGGCTCCGACAGTCAGACCAATTACAGCAACTACCCAAATACATGCAGCAGTAGTAAGTCCATGAACACTTCCATGGCTTTGTATTATTGCTCCGGCACCTAAGAACCCAATGCCGGTTAAAACTTGTGCAGCAATACGACCTGGATCTCCATTTAAAAAATTGGGGTATGATTGAGGAATCCAAACAGACAGTAACATCGCTGCAGTTGATCCCATACAGATCAATGTAAAAGTCCTCATTCCTGCATCATGACGCCTAAACTGACGTTCAAATCCTATTATAGCACCTAGGATAAAACTAAATAACATTTTTAACGTAGCTGTGTATGGGGTAACTTCCATGCTACGCAAAATTGTAAATAAATTATCAAGTGTATCGTTGTAATTCATATTAAACAAACATTGATGCTATATTAAAACAATTTTCTACTCTAAACTTCCAATGCTCCAATAATTTCTTTCACAGATTTATAACCATGTTTATCAAGATATTCATTAATTCCGTTTACTGTTTTTACAGATATTGCCGGATCAATAAAATTATATGTGCCAATCTGAATAGCGGAAGAACCAGCTAATATAAACTCAATAGCGTCTTTCCAATTAGAAATTCCTCCTAATCCAATGATGGGAATTTTTACTGCTTGAAAAGTTTGCCACACCATTCTCAAAGCAATGGGCTTTACACAAGGACCCGAAAGCCCTCCTGTTACTGTGGATAAAATAGGTTTTCTTTTCTCTGCATCAATCGCCATTCCAAGCAGAGTATTTATTAGAGACACAGCATCAGCTCCTTCACTTTCCACAGCTCGTGCAATCTCTGTTACATCAGTGACATTAGGGGAAAGTTTTACAATAAGTGTTTTGGGATATACCTTACGAACTGCTTTTACGACCTCGGCAGCGCCAGCACATGTAACACCAAAAGCCATACCTCCATGCTTAACATTTGGGCACGAAATATTAAGCTCAATCGCAGGGATATTATCTAAAGACGCTATTTTCTCTGCACATTCTATATATGTTTCTATTGTCGATCCACTAACATTTACTATCATGTTCGTGTCAATATCCTTAATTGTAGGGTATATATTATTGACAAAATAGTCAGCACCTTTATTTTGTAGACCAACTGCGTTAAGCATCCCTGCAGGAGTTTCTGCCATACGTGGATAAGGATTTCCTTCGCGATGTTCCGCAGTTGTACCTTTTACAAAAATTCCTCCAATTTGGCTTAAATCTACAAAATCTGTAAATTCAAGACCATAACCAAATGTTCCCGAAGCTGTCATAACGGGATTTTTTAATTGCAAATTACCTATGTTTATGCTTAATCTAGCCATTTTAATTTTTTTGTATTAAATATCGGACCTTCTGTACATACGCAAACATGACCATCTACGGTGTTTTCGACACAACAAAGGCAAGCTCCGATGCCGCAAGCCATTGTATTTTCTAAAGAGACTTCACAGGGAATTTCTTTAGAAGCTGCATATTTTGCTACAGCAACCATCATGAGTTTTGGACCACATGTATAAATTTGGTCAAAATATTCTTTTTCTAATATTGAATGATTTGTAACAAATCCTTTTTCTCCTAAAGACCCATCTTCGGTCGTTACGTATACTTTTCCGAATTTGGAAAAATTATCTAGTTGCAATACATCAATTTTTGATCTGCCACCGAGAAGAAATATTGGCTCATAGCCTAAGGATTTTAAACATGATCCCAAAAATAGCAATGGCGCCGTACCAACCCCTCCGCCAACTAGTAAAAACTTATTATTTGCTTGAAAAGATTCTGGGATAGAAAATCCATTACCTAAGGGTAATACAAGATTCATTGTATCGCCTTTTCTGTACTCGGCTATTTTTCTTGTACCATCGCCAATTAATTGAATAAGTAACCAAAGTTCATTAGATTCTTTATCCACATAATTTACAGAAATAGGACGTCTCAAAAAAGTAGAAGGAGAACCGTCAACCCTAACTTCTACAAATTGTCCTGGAAGCATTTCAGGGAGAAGATTCTCTGAAGTTAATTTCAAAAGACAGTAGTTAGGATGAAGACGGTCGTTTTCCGTTACTTTTAAATCTAGCAAGTACTTCTTCATATACATTTATCTATTTGAATGCAAAGATAAGCGATAAAGCTGGATCAAACCAATAGAATTGTTAGTCTTTCTTGTTTTTTTCCGGCGTAAATGTTTCAAATGTATTGTCTGAATAAAAAATCATTATTTTGCTTACATTTTTTGAACATCTTTCTTCATACTTAATTTGTTCAATAATAGTGTTTTTGCTAGTTGTTTCTGGCCTGTTAACCTCATTTTGCTTGCGATATTCAGGATCAACCTGTACTGTTGGCGGATCTATCTCATTCTCGAGGAATAAAGAAGATTGTCCAATTATAGAACTGGCACTTTTTGTCATATTTCCTTTTCCGAATATAAGCCAGTCAGTTTCTACATATTTAAAACGTTGCATAATTTTTGTCAACACATCTAGGCTTGCATTATTACGTCCAGAAATAATGTGAGACATAGCAGAGCGCTGTATTCCGATTTCTTCTGCAAACCTTGATGGAGACATACCTTCGTGTTCCATAATTTTTAAAATTCGATCTTTCATCTGTATTTTTTATTAAACATCAAAATTTAACTGCCAAATTGACTTGATTTGGTTAGAAGTGTAAACAAAAATAATACCACACAAAGGTAAACAAATATTTTCAAATGTGCAATTTAAATTTATAAATGTATCTGTTTACGGATGTTTTGACGCATAAACATACGTAACATAAAAAGATGTAAGTAATGTATATTCAATATAAACTATGTTAAACCTATTGTTTGAAACAATTGGTCAATAAATTGGATTACAGCTATTTATATATTATATAAATGCATTAAAATTGCCTTTTACAAAAGTAATGAGTACAATTGTATATATAAATATTGATTTTATTGAAGTAATAGACCTAAATATAGGAGTATTGATCTGATTTAATATAATATACAACTGTATTCCATAATATGCCTAATCAGCTCCCCCACTCTGCCTGCAATACATGTGTAAACATAGTACATTTGTAATTATTTTGTTTATTGTTAAATTTTAGTTGAAACAAATGTAATTTTTGGTGTAAATAATATTGATACACATTTGTATACTCTATTGTTTCAATACAAATGTATATGGTTTTATTTATTAGAAAAGATTGGAATGACAATTTGGCAAAATATATTTATTTATTTATTTTAATTGAAAAATTGTATTACACCATTAAGTATGCCGATTTACGGTATATTTGTGAACAAATGGATGGGTAGAAGTAAATATTCTATTCTCAGCAAGCGAAATATGATATAAATCACTATAAATCAAAAAAATAAAGGATTATTTCTGTATGATTGTAAACAACAATCCAGAAATAACCCCTATTTATATCTAGTATAATATTATTTGTTAATTATCGCAAGTAGATATTACTATAAAATGTGTATTGGAGTATTGGATAAGAATTGTATCAATTGAATACATTTAATGCAGAATCTTGAATAGTAATTCCTTTAATATATCACCGTCGGAAGCGGAACTATTCTCAATACCTTTTGACCGCGCGTCGCAAATTCTTATTTCAGAAATTAAATTAAAAACTTTCATAGCAGGATAATTTTTCATGCCCAAAGTATAATCTTTTAACTGGAAATTGCCTTTAAGACCTAATTCCTGCATTAGTCCATTTTCTGATCGGTCTTTGCTATAATAGCAAATAAGTAAATTTGAAAAGTAGTTAAAAAGTACAGGAAGTGTAGCCTGAATAGGATTGCTTTTAGGGTTCTTTTCGAAATATTGAATTATACGGTTCGCTTTAAGTTTATCTTTAGTAGCGATGGCTTTAAGTAATTCAAAGTTATTGTATTCTTTGCTAATACCTATATTCTGTTCTACCAGATCAGGTGTAATTCTTTTTGTTCCCTGATTTTTAGGGAGCAGAAGTGCCAACTTTTCTAGTTCCTTATTTAGACGACTTAGATCATTTCCTAAGAAATCAGATAACATTTGCGCAGCTTTTTGATCTATACCAATACTTTGTTGTTGTAGGAAAGTATTAATAAAAGCAGGCATTTTATAATCAGGAATTCTCTTAGAATCAAACAATACCCCTACTTTATCAATTGAGCTAGCTAATGACCTACGTCTATCTAAAGTTTTGTACTTGTAATTAATTACTAAAACCGTTGATTGAAGAGGATTCTGTACATAGTGATTTAATTCTTCAATGTCTTTGATAAGTTGAGCCTCTCTCACTACCACTAATTGATATTTAGACATCATTGGGAATCTGCGAGAAGCATTGATTACCGTATTAACATCTGTATCAGCGCCGTAGAAGACCACCTGATTAAAATCGCGATCATCATCAGACAAAACGTTGGTAATTAATAAGTCTGTGAGTTTATCCATAAAAAATGGCTCATCACCCATGAAAAAATAAATGGGACTGAACTTTTTCTGAACGATATCTCTTGTGAGTTCTTCGAATGTATACTCTTTTTTTGCCATAATTCAATTTTACCAGCTGAAACGGATGTGACGGATTGTTTTATTTCCTTTGATTATTTGTTTTAGTGCTTCCACTCCAAGTTCTACATGTTCCGGAGCAAAATTTTGAGTTACTTTTTTATCGCTCTCCTCAGTTTTCACACCACTTTCGTCCATTGGTTTATCCGAAATCATTAGTAAAGCGCCTGTAGGAATTTCATTTGCAAAACCAGCTGTAAGAAGCGTTGCTGTTTCCATATCAATGCCAGTAGCATGAGTTTTAACCAAATAGGTTTTAAAATCGCTGTCGTATTCCCAGACTCTGCGATTAGTCGTATAAACTGTGCCGGTCCAATAATCGCGGCCCTTATCTCTAATAGCAGAAGAAATAGCCCGAAGCATAGAAAATGCAGGAAGAGACGGGACTTCTTTAGGTAAGTACTCATCAGAAGTACCCTCCCCGCGAATAGCAGCAATGGGCAATAGATAATCTCCCAAACTATTACTTTTCTTCAATCCTCCGCATTTACCTAAAAACAAGACTGCTTTTGGCTTAATAGCAGAAAGTAAATCCATAATTGTTGCTGCATTTGCACTACCCATCCCAAAATTAATAATTGTAATACCTTCTGCTGAAGCATTTGGCATAGACGACTTGAGACCTAAGATCGGTACATCAAAAGTTTCTGCAAATAATTCAACATATTTGGTAAAGTTGGTGAGTAATATGTATTTACTAAAGTCTTCCAGCTTTCTTTCAGTGTAGCGTGGTAACCAATTCTCTACAATTTCTTGTTTTGTTTTCATAAATCACTATCTTTGAGGATATGTTTAATATAATTAGGCTCAACAAAAGTAACAAATGTTCTCATTAAACCTCCCATCGTTTAACCCTAAAATAGCAGAAAAGGACGGGAAGCATACGATATTTGATCCAGTACGGCGGAAATACGTAGTGCTTACTCCTGAAGAATGGGTAAGACAACATTTTGTAAATTATCTGATTAAGGAAAAAGGATATCCTAAGGAATTATTGGCTAATGAAATTTCTATTGTCCTAAACGGAACTAACAAAAGATGTGATACAGTTGCATATAATCGATTTTTAGCCCCAGTTTTAATAGCGGAGTATAAATCCCCTGCAATTGCTATTAAACAGTCTGTAATCGACCAAATAATACGTTATAACATGGTTTTGAAGGTGAGATATCTTATTATAAGCAATGGAATTAATCATTTCTGTTGTAAAATTGATTTCGAGACCGGAGAATACAGTTATTTAGAGCAAATACCTACTTATGACTCTTTAACCATTTAAAATATCTTTCATTAAATATCTTTACTTAAACGAAGCATCCAGCGCCATTGCAAAATAGGTAAACATTCCCTGCCAATTGATAGCAACTTCGTTAGATGAATAAGATGGTAATATATCGACATATGATTCGTCGGGAATATCTGAGGGATATTCGCACTTGTCCTGTTTGCCTGGATTTGGTCCGCCTACAAGGAAGCCTGGCAAAGGTTCATCAATTTCATCACTGGCAGAGAGCCTGTGATGCGGATTACGAGGTGATTTTGTTCCGAAACCTGTAATATAACAATATCCGGTCGCATTTCTACCAAGCAAATAATCCATATTGCTCAAGGCATTGCTTAAATATCGCTTATCTTTTGTTAGTCGATAAGCATAGAGAAATGCAATTCCCTGATTTGATGCTTTATCAGAGTTACATCCCCAAAAGAAATCTCTTTTTGAACGACCATATGACGCTGCGTAAGGTGCCAGCTCCACTCCTTTCAAGCAACTATCCGCATATGTAACCAGCTGATTACACATAAGATTGGCTATAGATTCTCCCTCAGTACCTAAATTACGAGAATGGCGGATTAATGATAAAGCGCCTAATCCATAAACGTTACTCCAAACTGGCAATTTAAAAGAATCAGGAGAATTTAGCTTTATGATTTTAAGGAATTTAGCATCTCTTGTCGAGATAAATAACTCTGTTGCAGCCCAGAATAACTCATCTTTAGACGATCTGTCTTCGTAACCACCAGTTGTGACTTCTGGTTTATACATTTCGTTCATCTTTTGCTGATTATATAATGCATCCGGATGTTTTAATGCCCAATCAAACGCCTTAAGAGCAGCTTGCAGCATTTTAGCCGAAGCTCCCGGATGGTCAGAACCAAATGATTTAAATACTCTGGATCCTTGCGCCATAGATGCCGCAAAGTCCAATGCGGCAGTAACTGATTTTTCAATAACATACCGTTGTTGCTTGCAATCAGATGGCTTAATCATACCCTCGAAAGAAGGAGTCGTAAGCTTATGATAAACTCCTCCATCTGTTGGATCCTGCATGGAAAGCATCCAATCAAGGTTCCACCATATTTCATCCAGCAAATCGGGTGTGTTATTTTTGCTTTCAGGAATATTTACCGAAATATTCTTTGCATACTTTGGATAATCTTCGTATAAAGAAAGAAGTATGCCAACCGTAAAACCCGAATTTACAATGTATTTATTGTAATCGCCGGCATCATACCATCCTTTAGAGGAATTAATCGATGTTCCAGTTGGACGTTTGGATGTGGCAGCAGAAGAATGAATAAGTACATTATTGTCTGAATGACCTTCCGGACGAACCCATTTACCTGCATATTTACTTTCGAGAGCTATACCCGATCGTTGATAGTAAAAAGCTTTAAGAGATGCTTTACCCAAATCATACAGCAAAGTGTCTTTTATTTCGAATGGCAGAGATTTAGCCACTTTCGGAATTTCGAGATAGTAAATGCCTGGAGAGTTTAGTTCGTTAAAAGAAAGAAGAACAGTTTTTTTATTTGAAAAAGAAGAGGAACGAGGATCTGATATAATACCTTTAAATACTATTTTATCCGAAATACTCTCTTTTACATAAAATTCGCCGGAAACAAAGGTGTCAATCGCAGCAATTTTTTCTTGAGTAGTATAAAAACCAAGTTGATTAAACCGAAAATAGTTTTTTACCGGAAGCTCCGAATTGGAACATGCAGCAAAACAAAGAAGCAGAAAAGTGAAAAGAAATGTAAAGATGATGTGGTTTTTCATAAATTATATCATTCGTCTGCTGCAAACTTAAATAATAAAGTTATACATCCAAGTATTTTCATATATAAATACTTGAAATTCGGAATAATATCTGCCAGAAAGCTAAAAAATAGGTCTAAATAGCTCTTTTTTTGATTCATCGTTTTCTCTTGCATCAGTTGAAAAGATAGAATCTGCTTTAACAATTTTCTTTACTTCTGTAGAGCTCGTAACTTTGCTTTCCATCACAACAGGTTTATATTCCTTATTGTCTAAAAACAGAGCACAAAAAAATATAATAACAAAGAATGATAAAATTATCGGTTTCATAACTTACTTTTTTAAGTGAGTATATTAGTATGATGTATGTAAAACGTAATATGATGCAGGATATTACAAAATAATAAGAAAAAATGAATTATATTTTTACATTTGCATAATGAAACTAATATTGTAGAACTAATTAAATATTATCATTGATATGGGTAAAATTCTTGTCTTTTTTTCTGTGTTTATACTTGTTTCCTGCACCAATGTATACAAGCAAGTATCTCCGTCCATTAAGTTAAAAACCGAAAAAACATTAAATAATGTATCATTAGATCGTAAAAGAGTGCTTATAGATGCTATAAAAGAGCTTCCTGCAGACCAACAAGAAGGCATGGCATATTTAATAGCCTATATGCGTCCGAGCGATTTAGATACTTTGCCTGCAGAACTGCTTATCTCCAATGTTAAGATGGCATATAAAGCAAGAGAGAGTTTTGTATGGGCTAAAGAACTTCCACTTTCAGTTTTTTATAACGAAGTACTCCCCTATGCTATAATGGATGAAAGAAGAGAAAACTGGCGGCCGGCTTTCTTTGAAATGGTCTACCCCTTGGTGAAGGATGCCAAAAATATTTACCAGGCAGTAGACACTATAAATAAATCTTTGAGAGGATTGGTTAAAGTAGAATATAATACAAAACGAGACAAACCAAATCAGGCTCCTTTCGAGTCTATGAAAATAAATATGGCATCTTGTACAGGCTTATCCATATTGCTAACAGATGCATTTCGGGCGGCAGGTATCCCATCACGTGTTGCGGGAACCCCTCTTTGGGTTTCGAAGGAAGGAAATCACAATTGGAGCGAAGTGATGATAAACAACGAATGGTATTTTACGGAATACTATCCCGATGCTTTGAATAGAGGATGGTTTTTGGAGCGTGCGGGGAAAGCTGATAAAAGCAATCCTGTTCACTGGATTTACGCAACATCTTATAAATATGACGACCTTTCCTTTCCAATGGTTTGGGCAGAAAACGATTCAACAGTAGGAGGAGTTGATGTTTCAGACAGATACATTGATTTGTATCAGAAGCAGCTAGCCCGTGATGCTAAAGGAATTCAAGTAAACATACGCATGTATAAATCGGAACAGTGTGTGCTAGATTCGGACGGGCGGATTTCGGGTAAGGTAACTATCAGGAATAGTAAAGGAGAATTGGTGGCAACAGGTGAAACAGCTGCTCCAACCGATGATATGAATCGTTACTTAACCTTTTTAATTCCATTGGGTAACGATTATACAATCGAATATATGACATCTAAGGGGATTCGTAAGGATAAGCTTACTATTGATGCACCTAAAGATATTCAGTTGTATTTTAACGTAGAATAAGTAGCTTTCTCCTTAGTATTTAGAAATAAATTCACGACAATTAAGATCAAAGAAAGTATACTCTCTGCCACGCGCCCATGGGGATAAAAATTTACGCCCATGGGCGCATTTTTTTATCCCCATGGGCGCATTTTGTAAAAGTAATATCTTTCCAGCTTAAATACTATACCTCTTCCTCTTAAGAATAGTGAGAATCATTTATAGTAATCCTTTATATCCCGGGCATACATATTGGAAGCCTAAATAAAACAAGAGAGGGTGTCTGGAATATAACCCAGACACCCTCTCAAACTATAGGGGAAAGAACTTATTAAGCTCCGAAATCGTCGAACATCAACATTTCGCGTGGAACGCCTAAATCGTCTAACATTACCTTCACTGCATTCGACATCGGACCAGGACCACACATATAGTATTCAATATCTTCCGGTGCTTCGTGATCTTTCAAATAATGATCATTAATAACCTGATGGATAAAGCCTACATAACCAGTCCAGTTATCTTCAGGACGTGGCTCTGAAAGAGCAATATTGAACGTAAAGTTCGGGAATTCCTTCTCGATTGCACGGAAATCTTCTTCATAGAAAATTTCATTCTTTGAACGGGCACCATACCAGTAAGTAACCTTACGGTCTGTTGTCTTCAAAGTATTGAACAAATGCAACAAGTGAGAACGTAACGGAGCCATACCGGCACCACCACCAATATACAACATTTCACGTTTTGTATCCAAAATATGGAAGTCTCCGTAAGGACCAGACATCATTACCTTATCTCCCGGTTTAAGAGAGAAAATATAAGAAGAGGCTATACCTGGTTTAACACCAGCTTTCCAAGTACCGGTAGCTCTATCGAATGGAGGAGTTGCGATACGTACGTTCAATGTAATGATATTTCCTTCTGCTGGATAGTTAGCCATTGAGTAAGCACGGATTGTTTCCTCTTCGTTCTTACAAGTAAGCGGCCAAAGTTTAAACTTATCCCACTCTGCTTTGAAGCGATCATCAATTTCCATATCCGAAAACTTAATATCGTACTTCGGAATTTCAATTTGAGCGTATCCACCCGATTTGAAGTTCAAGGACTCACCTTCCGGCAATCTTACAATAAATTCCTTGATGAAAGAAGCAACGTTATTATTAGAAATAACTTCACATTCCCAAGACTTAACACCAAATACTTCTTCCGGAACGTGAATCTTCATATTTTCTTTCACTTTTGTCTGACAACCCAGACGCCAGTGATCTTTAATCTGTTTGCGAGAGAAGAAGCCAACTTCTGTAGGTAAAATGTTACCTCCACCTTCTTCAACCTGACAACGACATTGTCCGCAGCTACCACTTCCACCACAAGCAGATGAAAGGAAAATACCCTGAGACTGAAGTGTGCCAAGAACAGTTCCACCGATTGGTGCATCGAACTGCTTCTCTTCGTTTACTACCACCTTCACATTTCCGGATGGTACTAATTTTGCTTTGGCGTATAACAGCGCTACTACCAGTATCAGTGTAATCAATAAGAAAACAATGGCACTGACAGCGATTGTTAGTCCGCCCGACATTAATAAAGTCATCTTAATATTTCGTTTATCGAGTTAATACTTAAATCTTAATCCCTGAGAAACTCATGAAAGCAATACCCATCAACCCAGTGATGATAAACGTGATACCCAATCCCTTCAACGGTTTTGGAACATCAGAATATTGTAGTCTTTCACGAATGGCTGCCATACCAACAATTGCCAGCATCCATCCAATACCAGAGCCTAATCCATATACAGTTGCAACTCCTACATTAGGAAAAGCCTTTTGTTGCATAAACAAAGAACCTCCTAAGATAGCACAGTTAACAGCGATAAGTGGAAGGAAAATACCTAATGATGCGTGCAAAGCAGGCGCAAATTTCTCAACAACCATTTCTACTAGCTGAGTAAACGATGCGATTACCGCAATAAAGATGATGAAAGACAGGAAGCTAAGGTTTATCTCGGCCAAGTCTTGACTTAACCATGAAAGCGCCCCTTCTTTCAGTACATAATTTTCAAGCAAATAGTTTATTGGTAACGTACATACAAGGATGAACGTTACAGCAACGCCTAATCCTAGTGCAGTCTTAACGTTTTTGGAAACAGCCAAAAATGAACACATACCTAA is from uncultured Macellibacteroides sp. and encodes:
- a CDS encoding helix-turn-helix transcriptional regulator, with protein sequence MKDRILKIMEHEGMSPSRFAEEIGIQRSAMSHIISGRNNASLDVLTKIMQRFKYVETDWLIFGKGNMTKSASSIIGQSSLFLENEIDPPTVQVDPEYRKQNEVNRPETTSKNTIIEQIKYEERCSKNVSKIMIFYSDNTFETFTPEKNKKD
- a CDS encoding dihydroorotate dehydrogenase electron transfer subunit: MKKYLLDLKVTENDRLHPNYCLLKLTSENLLPEMLPGQFVEVRVDGSPSTFLRRPISVNYVDKESNELWLLIQLIGDGTRKIAEYRKGDTMNLVLPLGNGFSIPESFQANNKFLLVGGGVGTAPLLFLGSCLKSLGYEPIFLLGGRSKIDVLQLDNFSKFGKVYVTTEDGSLGEKGFVTNHSILEKEYFDQIYTCGPKLMMVAVAKYAASKEIPCEVSLENTMACGIGACLCCVENTVDGHVCVCTEGPIFNTKKLKWLD
- a CDS encoding AMP nucleosidase, producing the protein MKTKQEIVENWLPRYTERKLEDFSKYILLTNFTKYVELFAETFDVPILGLKSSMPNASAEGITIINFGMGSANAATIMDLLSAIKPKAVLFLGKCGGLKKSNSLGDYLLPIAAIRGEGTSDEYLPKEVPSLPAFSMLRAISSAIRDKGRDYWTGTVYTTNRRVWEYDSDFKTYLVKTHATGIDMETATLLTAGFANEIPTGALLMISDKPMDESGVKTEESDKKVTQNFAPEHVELGVEALKQIIKGNKTIRHIRFSW
- a CDS encoding type I restriction enzyme HsdR N-terminal domain-containing protein; translation: MFSLNLPSFNPKIAEKDGKHTIFDPVRRKYVVLTPEEWVRQHFVNYLIKEKGYPKELLANEISIVLNGTNKRCDTVAYNRFLAPVLIAEYKSPAIAIKQSVIDQIIRYNMVLKVRYLIISNGINHFCCKIDFETGEYSYLEQIPTYDSLTI
- the holA gene encoding DNA polymerase III subunit delta, whose protein sequence is MAKKEYTFEELTRDIVQKKFSPIYFFMGDEPFFMDKLTDLLITNVLSDDDRDFNQVVFYGADTDVNTVINASRRFPMMSKYQLVVVREAQLIKDIEELNHYVQNPLQSTVLVINYKYKTLDRRRSLASSIDKVGVLFDSKRIPDYKMPAFINTFLQQQSIGIDQKAAQMLSDFLGNDLSRLNKELEKLALLLPKNQGTKRITPDLVEQNIGISKEYNNFELLKAIATKDKLKANRIIQYFEKNPKSNPIQATLPVLFNYFSNLLICYYSKDRSENGLMQELGLKGNFQLKDYTLGMKNYPAMKVFNLISEIRICDARSKGIENSSASDGDILKELLFKILH
- the nqrF gene encoding NADH:ubiquinone reductase (Na(+)-transporting) subunit F, which encodes MTLLMSGGLTIAVSAIVFLLITLILVVALLYAKAKLVPSGNVKVVVNEEKQFDAPIGGTVLGTLQSQGIFLSSACGGSGSCGQCRCQVEEGGGNILPTEVGFFSRKQIKDHWRLGCQTKVKENMKIHVPEEVFGVKSWECEVISNNNVASFIKEFIVRLPEGESLNFKSGGYAQIEIPKYDIKFSDMEIDDRFKAEWDKFKLWPLTCKNEEETIRAYSMANYPAEGNIITLNVRIATPPFDRATGTWKAGVKPGIASSYIFSLKPGDKVMMSGPYGDFHILDTKREMLYIGGGAGMAPLRSHLLHLFNTLKTTDRKVTYWYGARSKNEIFYEEDFRAIEKEFPNFTFNIALSEPRPEDNWTGYVGFIHQVINDHYLKDHEAPEDIEYYMCGPGPMSNAVKVMLDDLGVPREMLMFDDFGA
- a CDS encoding dihydroorotate dehydrogenase, with protein sequence MARLSINIGNLQLKNPVMTASGTFGYGLEFTDFVDLSQIGGIFVKGTTAEHREGNPYPRMAETPAGMLNAVGLQNKGADYFVNNIYPTIKDIDTNMIVNVSGSTIETYIECAEKIASLDNIPAIELNISCPNVKHGGMAFGVTCAGAAEVVKAVRKVYPKTLIVKLSPNVTDVTEIARAVESEGADAVSLINTLLGMAIDAEKRKPILSTVTGGLSGPCVKPIALRMVWQTFQAVKIPIIGLGGISNWKDAIEFILAGSSAIQIGTYNFIDPAISVKTVNGINEYLDKHGYKSVKEIIGALEV
- a CDS encoding MgtC/SapB family protein, producing MNYNDTLDNLFTILRSMEVTPYTATLKMLFSFILGAIIGFERQFRRHDAGMRTFTLICMGSTAAMLLSVWIPQSYPNFLNGDPGRIAAQVLTGIGFLGAGAIIQSHGSVHGLTTAACIWVVAVIGLTVGAGMYITALITTLLTLFVLVSLERLEKRMWLDGVNKILSITCDTATPDLRMIRSIIENRNIFIVSLSYEQNYEKNIAIITFKVNVKAKSSYTELFNQIRSLGYISQIKLLA
- a CDS encoding glycoside hydrolase family 9 protein — protein: MKNHIIFTFLFTFLLLCFAACSNSELPVKNYFRFNQLGFYTTQEKIAAIDTFVSGEFYVKESISDKIVFKGIISDPRSSSFSNKKTVLLSFNELNSPGIYYLEIPKVAKSLPFEIKDTLLYDLGKASLKAFYYQRSGIALESKYAGKWVRPEGHSDNNVLIHSSAATSKRPTGTSINSSKGWYDAGDYNKYIVNSGFTVGILLSLYEDYPKYAKNISVNIPESKNNTPDLLDEIWWNLDWMLSMQDPTDGGVYHKLTTPSFEGMIKPSDCKQQRYVIEKSVTAALDFAASMAQGSRVFKSFGSDHPGASAKMLQAALKAFDWALKHPDALYNQQKMNEMYKPEVTTGGYEDRSSKDELFWAATELFISTRDAKFLKIIKLNSPDSFKLPVWSNVYGLGALSLIRHSRNLGTEGESIANLMCNQLVTYADSCLKGVELAPYAASYGRSKRDFFWGCNSDKASNQGIAFLYAYRLTKDKRYLSNALSNMDYLLGRNATGYCYITGFGTKSPRNPHHRLSASDEIDEPLPGFLVGGPNPGKQDKCEYPSDIPDESYVDILPSYSSNEVAINWQGMFTYFAMALDASFK
- a CDS encoding transglutaminase-like domain-containing protein, translating into MGKILVFFSVFILVSCTNVYKQVSPSIKLKTEKTLNNVSLDRKRVLIDAIKELPADQQEGMAYLIAYMRPSDLDTLPAELLISNVKMAYKARESFVWAKELPLSVFYNEVLPYAIMDERRENWRPAFFEMVYPLVKDAKNIYQAVDTINKSLRGLVKVEYNTKRDKPNQAPFESMKINMASCTGLSILLTDAFRAAGIPSRVAGTPLWVSKEGNHNWSEVMINNEWYFTEYYPDALNRGWFLERAGKADKSNPVHWIYATSYKYDDLSFPMVWAENDSTVGGVDVSDRYIDLYQKQLARDAKGIQVNIRMYKSEQCVLDSDGRISGKVTIRNSKGELVATGETAAPTDDMNRYLTFLIPLGNDYTIEYMTSKGIRKDKLTIDAPKDIQLYFNVE